The following proteins are encoded in a genomic region of Microbacterium sp. NC79:
- a CDS encoding DedA family protein, which translates to MANDGSWLSDLADGITHLMDVVGAWGAGVAIAAENLFPPLPSEVILPMAGLAASRGAFTLFEALFWTTLGSVVGAFALYGLGRLLGMERLRKMFQVIPLLKPEDVDSTVTWFNKHGGKAVFFGRMIPIFRSLISIPAGVAKMALWKFGLLTAAGSLIWNSIFVGAGFFLGEQWHIVEKYADVLQYVVIAVAAVAVIVFLVVRVRSIMKARREGAPAAVEPAE; encoded by the coding sequence ATGGCAAACGACGGATCCTGGCTGAGCGACCTCGCTGACGGCATCACTCATCTCATGGACGTTGTGGGGGCGTGGGGCGCTGGCGTGGCAATCGCGGCGGAAAATCTGTTCCCGCCGCTACCCAGCGAAGTCATTCTGCCCATGGCGGGGCTCGCCGCTTCCCGCGGGGCCTTCACGCTGTTCGAAGCGCTCTTCTGGACGACCCTTGGTTCCGTTGTCGGAGCCTTCGCCCTCTACGGTCTCGGACGACTGCTGGGTATGGAGCGCCTGCGCAAAATGTTCCAGGTCATTCCGCTGCTGAAGCCGGAAGACGTGGACAGCACGGTGACGTGGTTCAACAAACACGGCGGCAAAGCCGTCTTCTTCGGCCGCATGATTCCGATCTTCCGTAGCCTCATTTCGATCCCCGCTGGCGTCGCCAAGATGGCGCTGTGGAAGTTCGGTCTGCTGACGGCTGCCGGATCCCTCATCTGGAACTCGATCTTCGTCGGCGCGGGCTTCTTCCTGGGCGAGCAGTGGCACATCGTCGAGAAGTATGCAGATGTGCTGCAATACGTCGTCATTGCTGTGGCCGCTGTCGCCGTCATTGTCTTCCTGGTGGTGCGCGTGCGGTCCATCATGAAGGCACGTCGTGAGGGCGCGCCTGCGGCAGTAGAACCCGCGGAATAG
- a CDS encoding histidine phosphatase family protein, with protein sequence MPADRIHLVRHGEVFNPEGVLYGRLPGYRLSESGREMAQAAADYVQGEGRTVTRLICSPLQRAQESAQPWALAYRLTPVIDERVIEPTNVFEGTQMRKALRNPLNWLHLRRPSLPSWGEPFRSMESRMRAAMDDAWDSTSGGDVVIVSHQAPIWIAHLSVAGEKLAHDPRSRRCALSSVTSFERRGTTWREVAYAEPAATDSAVDVGAV encoded by the coding sequence GTGCCCGCTGATCGAATCCATCTCGTGCGCCACGGCGAGGTTTTTAACCCCGAGGGCGTGCTGTACGGTCGCCTTCCCGGATACCGCCTGAGCGAGAGCGGGCGAGAGATGGCGCAGGCGGCCGCTGACTACGTGCAGGGCGAAGGTCGCACCGTCACACGCTTGATTTGCTCACCGTTGCAGCGAGCACAGGAATCAGCACAACCGTGGGCGCTTGCCTATCGGTTGACGCCGGTGATTGATGAACGCGTCATTGAGCCCACCAACGTTTTCGAGGGCACGCAGATGCGTAAGGCACTGCGCAACCCTCTTAATTGGCTTCACTTGCGCCGCCCTTCGCTTCCCAGCTGGGGCGAGCCGTTCCGCTCGATGGAGTCGCGCATGCGGGCGGCCATGGATGACGCCTGGGACTCGACCTCCGGGGGCGACGTCGTCATCGTTTCGCACCAGGCGCCGATCTGGATCGCCCACCTCTCTGTGGCTGGGGAAAAGCTCGCACATGACCCGCGGTCGCGTCGGTGTGCCCTCTCGAGTGTGACCTCTTTTGAACGCCGCGGAACCACGTGGCGCGAAGTTGCGTATGCGGAGCCGGCTGCGACGGATTCTGCTGTGGATGTAGGAGCGGTATGA